A DNA window from Marinibacterium anthonyi contains the following coding sequences:
- the aroE_4 gene encoding Quinate/shikimate dehydrogenase, translating to MSTTGTLRLGLIGDNIARSRSPLLHRLAGGQNGVEVTYERLVPKDMARSFDEIFEVCEGEGYRGINVTYPYKEIAAKKVEVDDPLVRAVGAVNTVIFGGARPKGFNTDYSGFMAAYRRVMGDTPTGTVLVIGTGGVGRAVAFGLSGLGTRRLRLVDRDPAKAEALAEALKSVAPDMEISIWLSAEKAAEGCSGLINCTPVGMVGYEGTPLAPEAMTGAVWVFDAVYTPVDTQFLQDAAAAGLKVISGWELYFYQGVHAWKLFSGLGLDDAALRKSLVDMGDAE from the coding sequence ATGAGCACGACCGGCACGCTCCGCCTCGGACTGATCGGCGACAATATCGCCCGCTCGCGGTCGCCGCTGCTGCACCGGCTGGCCGGTGGCCAGAACGGCGTCGAAGTGACCTATGAGCGGCTGGTGCCGAAGGACATGGCGCGCAGCTTCGACGAGATCTTCGAAGTCTGCGAGGGCGAGGGCTACCGCGGCATCAACGTGACCTATCCCTACAAGGAAATCGCCGCGAAAAAGGTCGAGGTGGACGATCCGCTGGTGCGCGCCGTGGGGGCGGTCAATACCGTGATCTTCGGCGGGGCGCGGCCCAAGGGGTTCAACACCGACTATTCCGGCTTTATGGCGGCCTATCGGCGGGTGATGGGCGACACGCCCACCGGCACCGTGCTGGTGATCGGCACCGGCGGCGTCGGGCGGGCGGTGGCCTTCGGGCTGTCAGGGCTGGGAACGCGCAGACTGCGCCTCGTCGACCGCGATCCCGCCAAGGCCGAGGCGCTGGCCGAGGCGCTGAAATCCGTCGCGCCTGACATGGAGATCAGCATCTGGCTCAGCGCCGAGAAGGCAGCCGAAGGCTGCAGCGGGCTGATCAACTGCACCCCCGTGGGCATGGTCGGCTACGAGGGCACGCCGCTCGCGCCAGAGGCCATGACCGGCGCCGTCTGGGTCTTCGACGCAGTCTACACACCGGTGGACACGCAGTTCCTGCAGGATGCCGCCGCCGCGGGGCTGAAGGTGATTTCGGGCTGGGAGCTCTACTTCTATCAGGGCGTCCACGCCTGGAAGCTGTTTTCCGGCCTGGGACTGGACGACGCGGCCCTGCGCAAGTCGCTTGTCGACATGGGAGATGCCGAATGA
- the hpd_2 gene encoding 4-hydroxyphenylpyruvate dioxygenase, whose product MVNEEEGDVAGSACNMHGTSVCDVGITVGSSSETLERATSFAQAPAVGQLDIPAIRGLGGSVLHFLDASHAGVWIEEFGAGRDGPQGAGLRRVDHIAQTMTYDEMLSWSLFSSSLLDTAKAPMVDVIDPDGLVRSQAIGVAVQISLTTRSAVAMSGHRMADRRHQ is encoded by the coding sequence GTGGTGAACGAGGAAGAGGGCGATGTCGCCGGCTCCGCCTGCAACATGCATGGCACTTCGGTCTGCGATGTCGGCATCACCGTCGGCTCGTCGTCCGAGACGCTGGAGCGCGCCACCTCTTTCGCGCAGGCCCCCGCCGTCGGCCAGCTCGACATTCCCGCAATCCGCGGTCTGGGCGGCAGCGTGCTGCATTTCCTCGACGCCTCCCACGCCGGAGTCTGGATCGAGGAATTCGGCGCCGGTCGCGACGGCCCGCAGGGTGCCGGGCTGCGCCGCGTCGATCACATCGCGCAGACCATGACCTACGATGAGATGCTGAGCTGGTCGCTGTTCTCCAGCTCGCTGCTAGACACGGCGAAGGCGCCGATGGTCGACGTGATCGATCCTGACGGGCTGGTACGCTCGCAGGCTATAGGAGTCGCAGTTCAGATATCGCTCACAACCCGATCAGCGGTCGCAATGTCCGGCCACCGGATGGCGGACAGGAGGCATCAGTGA